The sequence AGGACCACAAAATGACTCAGGGTGAAAAGCTCCCGGTAATCCTTCCAGGTCTGGATCTCCAAAATGGCATCCAAGCCCACCACGAAAAAGAGCTCCGTGTCCGCCCCCAACTCCCGCCGGAGCAGACGCAGGGTCTCCACCGAATAAGACTTCCCCGGCCGCCGGCCCTCAATGTCCGAGACCTTGAGCCGGGGGTGGCGCCCCACCGCCAGCTTGGCCATGGCGAGCCGCACCTCAAAGGGGGTCAGGTCCGCGGGGGCCTTGTGCGGCGGAATGGCCGCGGGCACAAACCACAAGGCATCCAACGCCAACCCCTCCGCCACCTCCTCCCCCGCCCGCAAGTGCCCATAATGAATGGGATTGAACGTCCCCCCAAAAAGCCCCAGGCGCGTGAGTTTCCTTGCCATCGGGTTGCCTTGAGGGGAGGGCTGGGGGAACGCAGTTCCCCCACCCTCCCCTCAAACTCCCCTCCCCACCCCC is a genomic window of Desulfobaccales bacterium containing:
- the nadD gene encoding nicotinate-nucleotide adenylyltransferase; translated protein: MARKLTRLGLFGGTFNPIHYGHLRAGEEVAEGLALDALWFVPAAIPPHKAPADLTPFEVRLAMAKLAVGRHPRLKVSDIEGRRPGKSYSVETLRLLRRELGADTELFFVVGLDAILEIQTWKDYRELFTLSHFVVLDRPGFPRDEVGVVLRREVHPDFRELTDGQGFEHPSGCRVLWWPTTLMDISATRIRALVRAGRSIRFLLPEGVRRFILKNKLYR